A region of the Kribbella sp. NBC_01245 genome:
TGGAGGGCGGTGTGGAGGAGGAGGGCGGCGCCGGAGGCGGTTAGGAGGTCGCCGAGGCTGATGGCTTGGCCGGTGGTGGGGAGGGCTAGGGGGAGGGTGTCGCCTAGCCAGGGGAGCAGGGTGGCGGGGGTTTCGAGTTCGTGGCGGGGGCCGGGGGCGACGGTGGGGGAGAGGCCGGCGGCGGTCAGGGCCGAGGGGGCGACTGGCATTGCGCCGTTGAGGGCGACGACGAGGGCGTTGGAGAAGAAGCCGAGGGCCAGGAGGGGGACGCCTGGGCGGTTGAGGTTTCGGCGGAGGAAGATCGCGATGCAGATTGCTGAGGCGATTAGGCCCGCCGCATAGAAAGTGCCCGCCGCGAGAGCGCCGAAGAGCTGGAAAAAGGCGGCTAGGCCTAGCCAGGGGAGGGCGGTCAGGGGGTGGAGGGCGAGGTTCTGGAGGCGGCCGCCGGTCAGTAGGGCCAGGGGGATGGCCAGGAGGATCACCAGCAGAACCAGTAGCACAGTTGCCGATTCTTGCCGATCGGAGTGGTTTGATGGATGACATGGCTCCCGTGCGTGTCGGAATGCAGGCCAGTGTCACCGCTCCGGTCACGGAGTCTGATACCGCTGAGGCGGGTGGTAGCGGCGATCTGCCGGTGCTCGCGACGCCGCGATTGCTGTCCTGGGCGGAGGAGGCGTGCTGTGACGCCATCGCCAAGGAGCTGACCGACGGCGCCACCAGCGTCGGCAGCCGGTTCGAGCTGCAGCATCTGGCGCCGAGTCCGGTCGGGGAGCTGATCACCGTGACCGCGACGGTGCAGTACGTCGACGGCAAGTTGGTGCGCTTCGACGTGGTGGCGTCGCATGGTGACGATCGGATCGTTGCCTCCGGCACCATTACGCGGGTGGTCGTCGATGCCACCCGCTTCCTCCGCCGCCTCAAATGACGGCGCCGCCGCAAAACGACGGCGCCGCCATAATCAGCGGCTAAGCCTTAGCTGTTGTTCCCTCGTCGAGGATCTCCGGCAGGTCCTTCACACCCGGATCGCCCGCATCCGCGCGGTAGTCCGACGGATGAGTCGAGTCGTGGCCATTGGCAACACCCAACGCGCGCAGAGCCAGCGTCAGCACAACCACCACGATCAGGTTGATCACGAACGCGATCAGCCCGATGTAAGCGGTCCGCTCCGTAAACGGAACCGTCGTCAGCGAACCACCGAAGTGCTTGCCACTCGTCGGATTGACCACGTTGTACGCCGTGATCGTGCCGTACGTCATCGCGACCGCCCACCCCGCGAGCAGCGCCCACTTGTGGAACCAGCGCGAGTACAGCCCGCCCACGATCGCCGGGAAGGTCTGCAGGATCCAGATGCCGCCGAGCAATTGCAGGTTCAGCGAGATCGTCTTGTCCATGCCGAGAACGAAGATCAATGCGCCGAACTTCACCAGCAGCGAGGCAAGCTTGGACACCTTGGCCTCTTGAGCCGGCGACGCGTCCTTCTTGAAGTACTCCTTGTAGATATTGCGCGTGAACAGGTTCGCCGCCGCGATCGACATGATCGCCGCCGGCACCAGCGCGCCGACCGCGATCGCCGCGAAGGCCACACCCGCGAACCAGCTCGGGAACAACTGGTCGAACAGTCGCGGGATGGCGAGCTGCGGGTTGGCCACGCCGTCCAGACCGATCACGTTCACCTTCGCCGCGATCGCCATGAACCCGAGCAAAGCGAGCAGCCCGAGCATCAGGGAGTACGCCGGCAGGATGGTGGCGTTACGTCGTACGACGTTGCGGTTCTTGGTCGAAAGCACTGCCGTAATGGAATGCGGGTACATGAACAGCGCCAGCGCCGAGCCCAGCGCCAACGTCCAGTACGCGCCGTACCCGGCCTCGCCCGGGATGAACGCGCCGACCGGCTTACCAGTGGTCGGGTTCGTCGAGTTCAGCTTCTCCTTGGCGGCGCCGAAGATGTCGTCCCAGCCGCCGAGCAGGCCCGGCAGGTAGAGGATCGCGACGGCGATGA
Encoded here:
- the mctP gene encoding monocarboxylate uptake permease MctP produces the protein MNDVNYVQLSIVVVIFVGVTVMGFMAAKWRNTGKLESLDEWGLGGRGFGTFITWFLLGGDLYTAYTFIAVPAALYATGAISGFFAVPYTIVTYPIVFVFMARLWSVSHRNGYVTPADFVAGRYGSKPLSLAIAVTGILATMPYIALQLVGMQAIFEVMGLGGNNVWAKDIPLLIAFAVLAAYTYSSGLRAPAMIAFVKDGLIYLVIAVAILYLPGLLGGWDDIFGAAKEKLNSTNPTTGKPVGAFIPGEAGYGAYWTLALGSALALFMYPHSITAVLSTKNRNVVRRNATILPAYSLMLGLLALLGFMAIAAKVNVIGLDGVANPQLAIPRLFDQLFPSWFAGVAFAAIAVGALVPAAIMSIAAANLFTRNIYKEYFKKDASPAQEAKVSKLASLLVKFGALIFVLGMDKTISLNLQLLGGIWILQTFPAIVGGLYSRWFHKWALLAGWAVAMTYGTITAYNVVNPTSGKHFGGSLTTVPFTERTAYIGLIAFVINLIVVVVLTLALRALGVANGHDSTHPSDYRADAGDPGVKDLPEILDEGTTAKA
- a CDS encoding thioesterase family protein encodes the protein MAPVRVGMQASVTAPVTESDTAEAGGSGDLPVLATPRLLSWAEEACCDAIAKELTDGATSVGSRFELQHLAPSPVGELITVTATVQYVDGKLVRFDVVASHGDDRIVASGTITRVVVDATRFLRRLK
- a CDS encoding DUF5317 domain-containing protein, translating into MLLVLLVILLAIPLALLTGGRLQNLALHPLTALPWLGLAAFFQLFGALAAGTFYAAGLIASAICIAIFLRRNLNRPGVPLLALGFFSNALVVALNGAMPVAPSALTAAGLSPTVAPGPRHELETPATLLPWLGDTLPLALPTTGQAISLGDLLTASGAALLLHTALQPTPEPELPGSEMAS